A stretch of the Caldalkalibacillus salinus genome encodes the following:
- a CDS encoding STAS domain-containing protein, with translation MNLSIRNAQSEGVSVLFLTGEVDVYTAPKLRENLYPLLEETGQQVLLDLKDVNYMDSTGLGIIIGALKLAKSTSSQLTFQNVNERIRRLLDITGLAEIVEIKNEEAGKTS, from the coding sequence ATGAATCTTAGTATTCGTAACGCACAATCAGAGGGAGTGTCAGTTTTATTTTTAACAGGAGAAGTCGATGTCTACACGGCGCCAAAACTGAGAGAGAACCTATATCCTCTACTAGAAGAAACGGGTCAACAAGTCCTACTTGATTTAAAAGATGTCAATTATATGGACAGTACGGGTTTGGGCATCATTATCGGGGCATTAAAGCTAGCAAAATCAACTTCAAGTCAGCTGACCTTTCAAAATGTTAACGAGCGTATCCGACGTCTGTTGGACATTACGGGCCTTGCCGAAATAGTAGAGATAAAAAATGAGGAGGCGGGGAAAACGTCATGA